Proteins from one Streptosporangium becharense genomic window:
- a CDS encoding sulfotransferase: MTAPPLTILCVTGWCRSGSTIIGNVLNEIPGFFHVGELHFLWKNGAGRGANSLCGCGSPLTGCPVWSKILPVGRPPGMSAEDHADLVVRRQLACVRTRHTWRVLRRGLHGDDIREHAALMTRTYHAVAELTGSRVIVDTTKIPGEAALLPHLEGVRPYYVHLVRDPRAVAQSWSRPKDYCYVMPSRTSTAYWHGFNLASQAITRRHPERSLFLRYEEFIADPAGTIDTLLRLCGADPAANPMRDRTVELRTNHTVTGNPDRFSTGTTVIRDRDDSWRTELPLPAKLAATTLSWPLSWRYGYRHGGPPPAGTRRARTAAPSAEEQQS; this comes from the coding sequence ATGACCGCACCACCGCTCACGATCCTGTGCGTCACCGGCTGGTGCCGCAGCGGCAGCACCATCATCGGCAACGTCCTCAACGAGATACCGGGCTTCTTCCACGTCGGGGAGCTGCACTTCCTGTGGAAGAACGGCGCCGGCAGAGGCGCGAACAGCCTGTGCGGCTGCGGCAGCCCGCTGACCGGGTGCCCGGTCTGGTCGAAGATCCTCCCGGTCGGCAGGCCGCCCGGCATGTCGGCGGAGGACCACGCCGACCTCGTCGTCCGCCGCCAGCTCGCCTGCGTCCGCACCCGGCACACCTGGCGGGTGCTGCGTCGCGGGCTGCATGGCGACGACATCCGTGAACACGCCGCCCTGATGACGCGGACCTATCACGCCGTCGCCGAGCTGACGGGCTCACGCGTGATCGTGGACACGACGAAGATCCCGGGAGAGGCGGCCCTGCTGCCCCACCTGGAAGGGGTGAGGCCCTACTACGTCCACCTGGTGCGCGACCCCCGGGCGGTCGCCCAGTCGTGGAGCCGGCCGAAGGACTACTGCTACGTCATGCCGTCCAGGACGAGCACCGCCTACTGGCACGGCTTCAACCTCGCCTCGCAGGCGATCACCCGGCGTCACCCGGAACGGTCGCTCTTCCTGCGCTATGAGGAGTTCATCGCCGACCCGGCCGGCACGATCGACACCCTGCTGCGGCTGTGCGGCGCCGACCCGGCCGCCAACCCGATGCGGGACCGGACGGTCGAGCTCCGCACCAACCACACGGTCACCGGCAACCCGGATCGCTTCAGCACCGGCACCACCGTCATCCGGGACCGGGACGACTCCTGGAGGACCGAGCTGCCGCTGCCCGCGAAGCTGGCCGCGACGACGCTGTCCTGGCCGCTGTCGTGGCGCTACGGCTACCGGCACGGGGGCCCGCCCCCCGCCGGGACACGACGGGCCCGGACCGCGGCGCCGTCGGCAGAGGAACAGCAGAGCTAG